The stretch of DNA TCTCCAGATCTGATTTTTGTATGGCTGCATGGCTGTTCATTCTTATACACCTCACCCAGTTTTCTCTCTACATTCTATCGAAGCTTCGATTCATTGAATGTGACATATTTCACATAATATAGGTGCTTTAGCAGAAGAAATCTATGAATAAAATGTTGTTTTCTTATCAATTTATTTGTGTTATCTTCTATATGAATATAAAGTTATTTAATTCATATATTCATAATAAGGAGGTCATTCTACATTGAGAGGCTTTACTGAGGAAGAAAAAATATATTTACGCACACAGCTACTGGAAAAAGGTCGTTCCTTCTTTTCCGTTCATGGCTTTAAAAAAACAAGCATTAAAGATTTAACAAATGCAGTTGGGATTGCCCAAGGCTCCTTTTACTTATTTTTTCAATCAAAGGAAGAAATTTATTTTCGCATTTTAGAAGAGGAAGAAGAAAAGATAAAGAGCATCATTACGAGGCAATTACCTTCAGCTATGACAGCAAAGACCTTTGCAGCATTCTTATTATCAGGAATCCAGCTCATTCAAGACAACCCGTTTATCCGCCAGTTATTTTTCGAGGGTGAATTAGAGACATTAATTCGAAAGCTTCCAAAAGAAATAGTGGAAGAGCATATTCATAAGGATACCGATCTTCTTGCTCCTTTGCTGGATTCATGGGGAATCAAAGATAAACAAGAACAAGATATAGTTAGCGGTGCAATTCGTTCATTCTTTCTGTTAGCCGTTCACGAAAAGGCTATAGGAAATGCACATTATGATCAAACGATTCAATTTCTAGCTGAAGCCATTGCAGACAAAATATTTGCGAGGAGAATGAATGATGATTGATGTCAGCAATCTTGAATATGCATACCCGGGTCAAAAGGATAAGATCATCCAAGGAATCAGCTTCTCTATTCAAAAAGGGGAAATCTTTGGCTTTCTCGGACCATCTGGAGCTGGAAAAAGCACAACACAAAAAATTTTAATTGGCTTATTAAAAGGCTATTCAGGTTCAGTCAAAGTAGCTGATAAAGAGGTGCGAGACTTAAACAGGGACTACTACGAAAAAATTGGGGTTACCTTTGAGTTCCCTAATTTCTATAGCAAGTTTTCAGCATTAGAAAATCTGCTTCACTTTAAGCGTCTTTATTCTGTCGAGACTGCGGATCCTATCCAGCTTTTACATTCTGTAGGTCTCGAGAAATTTCAAAATACAAAAGTGGCTGCTTTTTCTAAAGGGATGAAAATGAGATTGAACTTTATCCGTTCTTTACTAAACGACCCTGATATTATTTTTCTTGATGAGCCAACTTCTGGATTAGATCCTGCCAATTCAAGAATTATGCGAGAGAAGATAATGGATCTAAAAAGGATGGGGAAAACGATCGTCATCACTACTCATAATATGGCATTAGCTGAGGAACTTTGTGATCGAGTTGCTTTTATTGTCGATGGAAAAATTAGCTTAATCGACTCCCCGAAAAATTTAAAACGGCAAAAAAGCAAAAAAATTGTTCAAATTGAATTTAAAGAGAAGCAAGAAATTAAGACAGCTGAGTTTTACCTCGATCGGCTTAAGAAGGATGATCGCTTTATTCAGCTCATTCAGCACCATGAAATCTTAACAATTCATACACAAGAAGCCACTTTAGAAGATATATTTATTGAAGTAACCGGAAGGGGATTGCAATGAGACTTATCGCCTCCATTAAAGCAGATATTCAATTTCAATTTAGACATTATTTTTACTATGTCTATTTATTCGTTAGCACGTTCTATATTTTAATACTATCTTTTGTACCAATTGAAGTAAAAGAGAAGACAGCTTTGGTCTTTCTTTTTTCAGATTGCTCCTTTCTCGGCTCCTTTTTCATTGGTGGCATAATTTTATTAGAAAAAGACCAAGGGATTCATAACCAATTATTCGTCACACCCATCCGCATATCGGAGTTTATTTGGTCAAAAGTGATTTCACTTTCAGTTCTTTCTGCTGCTTCCGCTATGCTCATTTACATTTGTACGTTCGGATTAACCTATAAAGCATTGCCTTTGCTGCTAGGAGTTCTCTTTAATTCAGTTTTTGCCACCTTGCTAGGTTTAATCTTTGCTGTTCGTGTTAAGTCCATTAATCAATATTTACTTATCTCACCGTTATTCGTTACGGTCTTTTTTCTCCCTATATTGGATGTTATAGACCTTTTCCATACCCCTCTTTTTTATTTGCTGCCTGGAAAAGCAGGGCTTTTACTAATGGAAAATGCCTTCTCTCCTTTATCAGTGGAAGGCTGGATATATTCATTATCGACGCTTTTCTTATTCATCATTCTTGCTTTTCAATTAGCCTATCAATCTTTTACCAAGCATGTCCTTTTAAAAATTGGAGGATGACAAATGAAAAAAATAATGGCTTTAACTATATTTGATATGAAATATTTTTATCGCGATTTTATGCTTATTGTAGCGATCATTGCTCCTTTTTTGTTGGCCCTGCTTTTCCGCTTTGGCATACCAGCCTTTGCAACATTCATAGAAGATAAGATCGTATTCCAACCTGAACTTTATACTGAATTATTTGCGCTTATTCTTTTGCTTACAGTGCCTGTCATGCTTGGCATGTTTGCCGCTTTTGTCATTCTTGATGAACAAGATGAGAATCTATTAATGTATATGGCTGTTACGCCCTTATCTCAGCGAGGCTATTTAATTTATCGATTAGGAGGACCTGTTCTTATCAGCACTTGCTTATCAGTTACTGCCCTCTTCCTTGCCGGGTATCAATCTGTCATTTCGGCCTATACGATGCCTGTCATCCTTTTTTCTGGGATTGAAGCACCTCTTGTCACATTATTCATTATTAGCTTTGCTAAAAATAAAGTCGAAGGGCTAGCAGTGGCTAAAGCTGCAAGTGTACTGCTACTCGTTCCGTTCCTTTATTATTTTGTTTCAGGTAATTGGAAGTACTTAGGAGGACTTCTCCCTCCTTTTTGGATTGCTGCTGCCTTTTTTACAGGTATTCAATCCTCTCTTTCTCTTACTATCGTAAATTTAATCATTGCAGCTTGTACGCATGCCCTAGCAATTTTCCTTTTGTATAAAAGGTTTGCATCCATTCAATAATCTAATTGGTGCATGACAACTCTCATTCTGCAAAAGATGGACACTATTAAAGAGCCTCTTTCTTCCGGAAGAGGCTTTAATTTTATCGCAATAATGAGTGATTACTCACTTTACAAATGAAAAAAATCATTTTAAAATAAATGTGAGTGATTACTCACTATTAAGAATGAGGTGAAAAGGATGGAGAAGGAAATTGTTACTATCCACAACGTGTCCAGATCTTTCGGAAAACATCAAGTCCTCAAGAATATCAGCTTAGAAATGAAATCTGGGGAGATATTCGGTCTCCTTGGCCCTTCAGGTGCTGGCAAAACAACAATTGTTAAACAGCTGGTCGGCCTTGATCTCCCATCAGAAGGAGAAATTTATCTTTTTCAAGAAAAAATGCCAAGCCTAAAGCTAATCGAAAAAACAGGTTATATGGCTCAATCTGATGCCTTATATGGGGAACTATCCGCGAAAGAAAACCTTGAATTTTTTGCTTCCCTGTATGGATTAAAAGGAGCAAAAAGAAAACAGAGAATCAAAGAGGTAATGGAAATAGTTTCGTTATCAGAACACATAAATAAGCTTGTATCAACCTATTCTGGTGGAATGAAGCGGCGTCTTTCGCTTGCCATTGCTCTTTTACATCAACCTCAGCTTCTCATTCTCGATGAACCGACTGTGGGCATCGATCCAGTTCTAAGAAAAAGCATATGGAATGCCTTTTATGAGCTGAAAGAGATCGGAACAACGATTATCGTGACCACTCATGTGATGGATGAGGCAGAAAAATGTGATCGGCTTGGGATGATCCGAGATGGAAAGCTCATTGCTGTAGGGACTCCTGAAGAGCTGAAAAATAAAACAAAGTCCACTAGTATTGAAGAAGCGTTCCTAGTGTACGGAGGTGCTTAATATGAGAATAAAGGCTCTAGTCATTCGAATTCTTCGGCAAATTATTCGTGATAAAAGGACAATGGCCCTGTTAATTTTTGCTCCAATCCTTGTATTATCCATGCTTTATTTGGTTTTTAATGGGGATGATTATATTCCAAAAATTGGTTTTGTAGATATTCCTGAGCAGATCCAGGATCAACTAAACTTAGATGATGCTGAAATCACACAATATGATTCTATTAATCAGGCAAAAAAAGCTTTATCAAATCATGAGCTCGATGCATATTTTCTTTTTGAAAATCAACAGCCTTCTGTTGTTTTAGAAGGAAGTGATCCTAGTATTAATGGGTCCGTTATGAAATGGATGCAAACGGCCTTAAAGCCTTTACAACAGAATGCTCCCCAGAAGGAAATAGCCGTTGATTATTTGTATGGCTCAAGTGAAATGAGACAGTTCGACTATATTGGCCCCATCCTGCTAGGTTTTTTTATCTTTTTCTTTGTTTTTCTTATTGCCGGTGTGTCTTTCTTGCGAGAAAGGACGACTGGAACACTAGAAAGATTATTATCTAGCCCGCTAAGAAAATGGGAGATTGTCATGGGTTATGTCATTGGCTTTGGTATTTTTACCATGATCCAAGCAACGATCATAGCCTGGTATTCCATCTATGTATTAGACATGATGATGGAAGGTGCATTCGGTTATGTCCTGCTTATTACGTTACTCGTTTCCCTTACTGCCTTAACATTAGGAATCTTACTATCTTCCTTTGCGAACAATGAACTGCAAATGATTCAATTTATTCCGCTTGTCATTGTCCCGCAGGTCTTCTTTTCAGGTCTATTCAATCTTGAAACTGTCTCAGACTGGCTTAGCTGGATTGGCCCGATAACACCGCTGTATTATGCAAGTGAAGCATTGCGCGGTGTAATGATTAAAGGATATGGATGGGATATGATTTATAAAGATTTGCTTATATTATTAGGTTTCTCGTTGTTGTTCATGATACTCAATATTGCCGCATTAAGAAAATATCGAAAGCTCTAATCATTAACTCCTAGAATAGGCTCGTTTCTTTTCACTGGCAAAATCATTTATAATATTTTTAGGATATGTGTGTAAAAAGGGGTTGTTCATCATAGCAGATCAAGATTCATTGATTACACAACTTTTCGACGAAGAAGAAGAGTTAACAGATAAGCAGAAAAAAATTATTATAGCAGCGATCGAGTCTTTTTCAGAAAAGGGTTATGCTGCTACATCCACAAGTGAAATCGCAAAAAAAGCTGGAGTAGCAGAGGGAACGATTTTTAGGCATTATAAAACAAAAAAGGATTTGCTCTTAGGAATTGTTGCTCCTGCAATGGCGAAATTACTTGCTCCATTTGTCATTAAGGATTTATATAAAGTATTAGATACGAAGTACGAGCATTTTGAGGACTTTCTTAGAGCGATGATTGAAAACCGAGCGGCTTTTTTGAAGAAAAACTTACCACTCTTTAAAATTTTAATTCAGGAAATTCCTTTTCACCCAGAGCTAAAGGAACAATTCACTGAGCATATTGCCAAGAAGGTCTTCGATCGATTTATAAAATTAACAGAGTATTATCAGGAAAAAGGGCAAATTATTGATCTTCCACCCCAACAAATCCTAAGATTGACGATTACAACGATTATGGGCTATTTCATAGCCAGATACTTATTTCTTCCGGAAGCGGACTGGAACGATGAGGAAGAAATCGAACTTACGATACAATTTTTAATGAGAGGGCTAGCTGCAAATTAATTGGTGTTAGACACAGTCTGTGTCTAAGAAAATACCAAGATTGCCGAGTTTATAAAAAGAATATTTCAGAAAGGAGCTGATCATTCAGCTCCTTTTTTTACTATCTTATAAATGATTAATAAACAATTGGAAGTCATTGACAGAACACCTTGTATTAGTGTACTATCTAACTAGGTCACTAATGCATTTTACAAGAGGGTGGAAATTATGTTTGAGAATAAAAATAAGCTTTGGTCCATTTGTTTTATCATATTTTCGTTGCTTCTCGCCTCTGGTTGCTCAGTTAATATAGATAAGGACGCAGAGCCTGGTGTCCATATCTATAAAGTCGATAAAAAGAAAGATGATAAGGAGGAGACTAATAAATAGCTAGCAAGTTAAAAAACGGCATGTACATTAAAAGGGGCTGTCCTTTACAATCAATTTGATGATTTTAGGACAGCCCCTAATACTTATAGTTCTGTGATTAAAGTTGAACTCTATCGCAGAATAACGGGCTGGCCAACAAAAACGCCACGTCCTGTGGCAATGTTGGCACTAGCACATCCTGTGCGTCGTAAGACCCTTAGAAAAAAGAAATTAAGGAAATAAAAAATTCTAAGTGGGGTCCAACAGCCCGTAATGGCCCGACGACGGACAGGAAGTCCTAGTCAGGCGAAAGCCTCAGGACGTGGCGTACTGAGCGTGATAAGTTCAACTAATAATCAGTGGGTCCCACCCCCACTGATTAAAGTT from Cytobacillus dafuensis encodes:
- a CDS encoding TetR/AcrR family transcriptional regulator — protein: MRGFTEEEKIYLRTQLLEKGRSFFSVHGFKKTSIKDLTNAVGIAQGSFYLFFQSKEEIYFRILEEEEEKIKSIITRQLPSAMTAKTFAAFLLSGIQLIQDNPFIRQLFFEGELETLIRKLPKEIVEEHIHKDTDLLAPLLDSWGIKDKQEQDIVSGAIRSFFLLAVHEKAIGNAHYDQTIQFLAEAIADKIFARRMNDD
- a CDS encoding ABC transporter ATP-binding protein; protein product: MMIDVSNLEYAYPGQKDKIIQGISFSIQKGEIFGFLGPSGAGKSTTQKILIGLLKGYSGSVKVADKEVRDLNRDYYEKIGVTFEFPNFYSKFSALENLLHFKRLYSVETADPIQLLHSVGLEKFQNTKVAAFSKGMKMRLNFIRSLLNDPDIIFLDEPTSGLDPANSRIMREKIMDLKRMGKTIVITTHNMALAEELCDRVAFIVDGKISLIDSPKNLKRQKSKKIVQIEFKEKQEIKTAEFYLDRLKKDDRFIQLIQHHEILTIHTQEATLEDIFIEVTGRGLQ
- a CDS encoding fluoroquinolone export ABC transporter permease subunit, with the protein product MRLIASIKADIQFQFRHYFYYVYLFVSTFYILILSFVPIEVKEKTALVFLFSDCSFLGSFFIGGIILLEKDQGIHNQLFVTPIRISEFIWSKVISLSVLSAASAMLIYICTFGLTYKALPLLLGVLFNSVFATLLGLIFAVRVKSINQYLLISPLFVTVFFLPILDVIDLFHTPLFYLLPGKAGLLLMENAFSPLSVEGWIYSLSTLFLFIILAFQLAYQSFTKHVLLKIGG
- a CDS encoding ABC transporter ATP-binding protein, whose translation is MEKEIVTIHNVSRSFGKHQVLKNISLEMKSGEIFGLLGPSGAGKTTIVKQLVGLDLPSEGEIYLFQEKMPSLKLIEKTGYMAQSDALYGELSAKENLEFFASLYGLKGAKRKQRIKEVMEIVSLSEHINKLVSTYSGGMKRRLSLAIALLHQPQLLILDEPTVGIDPVLRKSIWNAFYELKEIGTTIIVTTHVMDEAEKCDRLGMIRDGKLIAVGTPEELKNKTKSTSIEEAFLVYGGA
- a CDS encoding ABC transporter permease, which encodes MRIKALVIRILRQIIRDKRTMALLIFAPILVLSMLYLVFNGDDYIPKIGFVDIPEQIQDQLNLDDAEITQYDSINQAKKALSNHELDAYFLFENQQPSVVLEGSDPSINGSVMKWMQTALKPLQQNAPQKEIAVDYLYGSSEMRQFDYIGPILLGFFIFFFVFLIAGVSFLRERTTGTLERLLSSPLRKWEIVMGYVIGFGIFTMIQATIIAWYSIYVLDMMMEGAFGYVLLITLLVSLTALTLGILLSSFANNELQMIQFIPLVIVPQVFFSGLFNLETVSDWLSWIGPITPLYYASEALRGVMIKGYGWDMIYKDLLILLGFSLLFMILNIAALRKYRKL
- a CDS encoding TetR/AcrR family transcriptional regulator, giving the protein MADQDSLITQLFDEEEELTDKQKKIIIAAIESFSEKGYAATSTSEIAKKAGVAEGTIFRHYKTKKDLLLGIVAPAMAKLLAPFVIKDLYKVLDTKYEHFEDFLRAMIENRAAFLKKNLPLFKILIQEIPFHPELKEQFTEHIAKKVFDRFIKLTEYYQEKGQIIDLPPQQILRLTITTIMGYFIARYLFLPEADWNDEEEIELTIQFLMRGLAAN